In Bartonella machadoae, a single genomic region encodes these proteins:
- the odhB gene encoding 2-oxoglutarate dehydrogenase complex dihydrolipoyllysine-residue succinyltransferase, whose translation MTTEIRVPTLGESVTEATVGKWFKKLGESVAMDEPLVELETDKVTVEVPSPVAGKLSEIIAKEGDTVEVNALLGAVEAGAAGVAKSPSSSETSAPTTPSELEKPSSSSTMPPAPSAAKLMAENNITKSDISGSGKRGQILKEDVLGVLAQGIKASAPAVSASSASSASSPSSASVSSSSVAADQERREERVRMTKLRQTIARRLKDAQNVAAMLTTFNEVDMSAVMDLRKRYKDLFEKKHGVKLGFMGFFTKAVCHALKELPAVNAEIDGTDIIYKNYVNVGIAVGTDKGLVVPVVRDADQMSLAEIEKEIGRLGRLARDGKLAVSDMQGGTFTITNGGVYGSLMSTPILNAPQSGILGMHAIKERAMVVEGQIVIRPMMYLALSYDHRIVDGQEAVTFLVRVKESLEDPERLVLDL comes from the coding sequence ATGACTACTGAAATCCGTGTTCCTACTTTGGGCGAATCAGTTACTGAAGCAACCGTTGGAAAATGGTTTAAAAAACTTGGTGAGTCCGTTGCGATGGATGAGCCTTTGGTTGAATTAGAAACTGATAAAGTAACAGTTGAGGTTCCTTCGCCTGTTGCGGGGAAATTATCTGAAATTATTGCCAAGGAAGGTGATACGGTTGAGGTGAATGCGCTTTTAGGAGCCGTTGAAGCTGGAGCAGCTGGTGTTGCTAAATCACCATCGTCTTCTGAGACATCTGCGCCAACAACGCCATCTGAATTGGAGAAGCCTTCTTCGAGCAGTACAATGCCACCTGCTCCTTCAGCAGCGAAATTAATGGCTGAAAACAATATTACAAAAAGCGATATCTCAGGCTCCGGAAAACGTGGGCAGATTCTTAAAGAAGATGTTCTTGGTGTGTTGGCACAAGGGATAAAGGCGTCAGCTCCTGCTGTTTCTGCCTCCAGCGCCTCCTCTGCGTCCAGTCCTTCTTCTGCTTCTGTATCCAGCTCTTCAGTTGCTGCTGATCAGGAAAGACGTGAGGAGCGGGTTCGTATGACGAAATTGCGTCAAACGATTGCGCGCCGTCTTAAAGATGCACAAAATGTAGCAGCGATGTTAACCACATTTAATGAGGTTGATATGTCGGCGGTGATGGATTTACGTAAGCGTTATAAGGATCTTTTTGAAAAGAAACATGGGGTTAAGCTTGGTTTTATGGGATTTTTTACCAAGGCTGTTTGTCATGCATTGAAAGAACTTCCTGCTGTTAATGCTGAAATTGATGGGACAGATATTATTTACAAAAACTATGTCAATGTTGGAATTGCTGTTGGAACAGATAAGGGACTTGTTGTTCCCGTGGTTCGTGATGCAGATCAGATGTCGTTAGCAGAGATTGAAAAAGAAATTGGTCGTTTGGGGCGTCTTGCTCGTGATGGAAAATTAGCCGTTTCTGATATGCAAGGGGGAACTTTTACCATTACCAATGGGGGAGTTTATGGATCATTAATGTCAACACCGATTTTGAATGCCCCACAATCTGGTATTTTAGGAATGCACGCTATTAAAGAGCGGGCAATGGTTGTTGAGGGGCAAATTGTCATTCGCCCCATGATGTATTTAGCACTTTCTTATGATCATCGTATTGTAGATGGGCAAGAAGCTGTGACTTTCCTTGTGCGTGTTAAGGAAAGTTTAGAAGATCCGGAACGCCTTGTTCTTGACTTGTAA